In one Streptomyces sp. NBC_00597 genomic region, the following are encoded:
- the kdpF gene encoding K(+)-transporting ATPase subunit F, producing the protein MSTENVVGIIIAVCLVGYLILAFFFPEKF; encoded by the coding sequence GTGAGTACGGAGAATGTCGTCGGCATCATCATTGCGGTCTGCCTGGTCGGGTATCTGATCCTGGCGTTCTTCTTTCCCGAGAAGTTCTGA
- a CDS encoding Na+/H+ antiporter has translation MVRVDSGGGGMRCVGTVLFLVVLATVVATGARRWRIPAPSLLVVAGLVVALIPGTPEIRVSPEAIGLVVLPPLLYASAEELSWRELRLVWKPVSVLAVGLVLASAAAVGVIASLITPLTWQMALVLGAILASTDPVAVTALGRRLALPPRVQVLVQAESLFNDATSLVLFRVAVVVAAASAGVSWQAAGTEFALLGGGGTLIGGAVAGVVALIRRRTEDPVLETVIALVTPYAAYVLAEAVHASGVTAVVVAGVVLGGRADRLTNAGIRIQLHAVNGTVVFLLESVVFSLIGLTLPGQVAALTAADGLWPLYALAVAATLVTVRLLWVLPLSAVVQRNAGVRPSWRVPAVLTWAGTRGVVPLAAALSIPVLADDGSPLDQRPLVLVLTTSVVVVTLVAQGFTLADVVRRSGIALEPDHTEREEASARCALASAGIRRLDEMSDLDAVPDVVADRLRRSLQARLEHAHDRLEEADLAESADYVYRLLRRDLIRVEAAELRRLYDEHHISDTTRRNLQRSLDLEEARLDLAS, from the coding sequence ATGGTCCGCGTCGACTCGGGTGGGGGCGGAATGCGCTGCGTCGGTACGGTCTTGTTCCTCGTGGTGCTGGCCACGGTCGTGGCCACGGGTGCCCGCCGCTGGCGAATCCCCGCTCCCTCACTGCTCGTTGTCGCAGGCCTCGTCGTCGCGCTGATACCGGGCACCCCCGAGATCAGGGTCAGTCCCGAAGCCATCGGGCTCGTCGTGCTGCCGCCCCTGCTCTACGCCAGCGCGGAGGAACTGTCCTGGCGCGAGCTGCGCCTGGTGTGGAAGCCGGTCAGTGTCCTCGCCGTCGGCCTGGTGCTGGCCTCGGCGGCCGCGGTCGGGGTGATCGCGTCGCTGATCACTCCGCTGACGTGGCAGATGGCGTTGGTGCTCGGGGCCATCCTCGCGAGCACGGACCCGGTGGCGGTCACCGCACTCGGCCGGCGCCTGGCCCTGCCGCCCCGCGTCCAGGTCCTCGTACAGGCCGAGAGCCTCTTCAACGACGCCACCTCGCTCGTGCTCTTCCGAGTCGCCGTCGTCGTCGCGGCGGCCTCCGCCGGAGTGTCCTGGCAGGCGGCGGGCACCGAGTTCGCACTGCTCGGCGGGGGCGGCACCCTCATCGGGGGAGCCGTCGCCGGGGTGGTGGCGCTGATCCGCCGCAGGACCGAGGACCCGGTACTGGAAACAGTCATCGCTCTGGTGACCCCGTACGCCGCCTACGTGCTGGCGGAGGCGGTGCACGCGTCGGGTGTGACCGCAGTCGTCGTGGCGGGCGTCGTGCTCGGAGGCCGGGCCGACCGGTTGACCAACGCCGGCATACGGATCCAGTTGCACGCCGTCAACGGCACCGTGGTCTTCCTGCTGGAGAGCGTCGTCTTCAGCCTGATCGGGCTCACCCTGCCGGGACAGGTCGCCGCGCTGACCGCCGCCGACGGACTCTGGCCGCTGTACGCCCTGGCGGTCGCCGCGACCCTGGTCACCGTACGTCTGCTGTGGGTCCTGCCGCTCTCGGCCGTCGTCCAGCGCAACGCCGGCGTACGCCCGTCTTGGCGCGTCCCGGCCGTGCTGACCTGGGCGGGAACACGTGGCGTCGTCCCGCTGGCCGCGGCGCTGTCCATCCCGGTCCTGGCGGACGACGGAAGCCCTCTGGACCAGCGGCCACTCGTACTCGTACTGACGACATCAGTGGTGGTGGTCACCCTTGTCGCTCAGGGCTTCACCTTGGCCGACGTGGTCCGCCGCTCCGGCATCGCCCTCGAACCGGACCACACCGAACGCGAGGAGGCCTCAGCCCGGTGCGCCCTCGCGTCCGCCGGGATCCGGCGACTGGACGAGATGTCCGACCTCGACGCGGTGCCGGACGTCGTGGCGGACCGCCTTCGGCGCAGTCTGCAGGCCCGCCTCGAACATGCCCACGACCGCCTGGAGGAAGCCGACCTGGCCGAGTCCGCGGACTACGTGTACCGGCTGCTTCGTCGTGACCTCATCCGGGTGGAGGCGGCCGAACTCCGGCGGCTGTACGACGAACACCACATCAGCGACACCACCCGCCGGAACCTCCAGCGCTCCCTGGACCTGGAGGAGGCACGGCTGGACCTGGCGAGCTGA
- a CDS encoding GNAT family N-acetyltransferase, producing MIEIAPQQLPTLSRWFPTGSPGLGALAEHVLTTGAGYWWADRPDRPRVLAVTCADHVLLRGDPSALTPDALARFADRYVETPSRFWPALGSAFERVIPWERMLYVHQAQASVCLPRTPRGMTVRRLTPEDVPALAELHSENAWIHASWGGPSRLAASGHAWAAFAKGRILSVACTYFLGSAYEDIAVVTVPDHRRERLALACVAGLAADIQARGRTASWCCSRDNRPSRLLAWTAGFRLTREYVHHATGRALAREVRAAPVPASGGAAALA from the coding sequence ATGATCGAAATCGCGCCGCAGCAACTGCCCACCCTGAGCCGGTGGTTTCCCACCGGCTCCCCCGGTCTCGGGGCACTCGCCGAGCACGTACTGACCACGGGCGCCGGCTACTGGTGGGCCGATCGTCCTGACCGGCCCCGCGTCCTCGCCGTCACCTGCGCGGACCACGTGCTGCTGCGCGGCGACCCCAGCGCGCTCACCCCGGACGCCCTGGCCCGGTTCGCGGACCGGTACGTCGAGACGCCCTCACGCTTCTGGCCCGCCCTCGGCTCCGCTTTCGAGCGCGTCATCCCCTGGGAACGGATGCTGTACGTCCACCAGGCTCAGGCATCGGTATGCCTCCCCCGTACGCCGCGTGGCATGACGGTGCGGCGGCTGACACCCGAGGACGTTCCGGCACTGGCCGAGCTGCACTCCGAGAACGCCTGGATCCACGCCAGTTGGGGTGGACCCTCTCGGCTGGCCGCCTCGGGCCACGCCTGGGCCGCTTTCGCCAAGGGCCGGATCCTCTCCGTCGCCTGCACCTACTTTCTCGGCAGCGCCTACGAGGACATCGCGGTCGTCACCGTGCCCGACCACCGCCGCGAACGTCTCGCACTGGCCTGCGTCGCCGGCTTGGCAGCCGATATCCAGGCACGCGGACGCACCGCGAGCTGGTGCTGCTCTCGCGACAACCGACCCAGCCGGCTGCTGGCCTGGACGGCCGGATTCCGGCTCACCCGCGAATACGTCCACCACGCCACGGGCCGCGCCCTGGCACGCGAGGTCCGGGCAGCGCCGGTGCCGGCATCGGGCGGGGCCGCAGCCTTGGCCTGA
- a CDS encoding histidine phosphatase family protein, with protein MDDGDVAVVAHGHLARVLTVRWLGLDASASRLLGHPHPGTLSFLATEERQPVISAWNVP; from the coding sequence GTGGACGACGGCGATGTCGCCGTCGTCGCTCATGGTCATTTGGCGCGGGTGCTGACCGTGCGCTGGCTCGGCCTTGACGCGTCCGCCAGCCGACTGCTCGGTCATCCGCATCCCGGCACTCTCAGCTTCCTCGCCACCGAGGAGCGGCAGCCGGTCATCTCCGCCTGGAACGTGCCGTAG
- a CDS encoding response regulator transcription factor, with the protein MPRVLVVDDEPQLARLLVINLKARKYEVDCAQDGGTALEAVAARRPDVVLLDLGLPDMDGIDVIKRLRVWSQVPVLVVSARHGSEEKIQALDAGADDYITKPFSMDELLARLKAVARRTPTQGSAASDEALVETEEFTVDLFAKKARRRGKNIRLTPTEWHLLEVLIRNRGRLVSQRRLLQEVWGSSCGTQTNYLRVYMAHLRRKLEADPSHPRHLITAPGMGYRFEA; encoded by the coding sequence ATGCCCCGGGTGCTGGTGGTGGATGACGAACCGCAGCTTGCACGGCTGCTGGTCATCAATCTGAAGGCGCGGAAGTACGAAGTCGACTGCGCGCAGGACGGGGGTACGGCTCTGGAGGCCGTGGCCGCCCGGCGCCCGGACGTGGTCCTGCTCGACCTCGGGCTGCCCGACATGGACGGGATCGATGTGATCAAGCGACTGCGCGTGTGGTCGCAGGTACCAGTCCTGGTGGTCTCCGCCCGCCACGGCTCCGAGGAGAAGATCCAAGCCCTGGACGCGGGTGCCGACGACTACATCACCAAGCCCTTCAGCATGGACGAACTGCTCGCCAGGCTGAAAGCCGTGGCTCGCCGCACCCCGACACAAGGCTCGGCCGCATCGGACGAAGCGCTCGTCGAGACCGAGGAGTTCACGGTCGACCTGTTCGCCAAGAAGGCCCGGCGCAGGGGGAAGAACATCAGGCTCACGCCGACGGAATGGCATCTGCTGGAAGTCCTGATCCGCAATCGGGGCCGGCTCGTCAGCCAGCGGCGTCTGCTCCAGGAGGTGTGGGGCTCCTCGTGCGGAACGCAGACCAACTACCTCCGGGTGTACATGGCTCACCTGCGTCGGAAGCTGGAGGCGGACCCGTCGCACCCGCGCCACCTGATCACGGCTCCCGGTATGGGCTACCGCTTCGAGGCGTGA
- a CDS encoding GNAT family N-acetyltransferase: protein MRRLTARDARALTTLPPAMSWIHRTWGGPEALARSGCAWAAFQGDRIVAVACTYFLGTTYEDVACVTVPDPRLQYLALDCVDALCADMAARGHTPSWTCSTSNRPGRLLAWTAGFRPEREYAHYAVGAPAATGRAAAG from the coding sequence GTGCGCAGGCTCACCGCGCGGGATGCCAGGGCGCTCACCACGCTCCCGCCCGCGATGAGCTGGATCCACCGCACCTGGGGCGGCCCCGAGGCCCTCGCCCGCTCCGGCTGCGCCTGGGCCGCATTCCAAGGCGACCGCATCGTGGCCGTGGCCTGCACCTACTTCCTCGGCACCACCTACGAGGACGTCGCCTGCGTCACCGTGCCCGACCCGCGCCTGCAGTACCTGGCGCTCGACTGCGTCGACGCCCTGTGCGCGGACATGGCGGCCCGCGGCCACACGCCCAGCTGGACCTGCTCGACGAGCAACCGCCCCGGCCGCCTGCTCGCCTGGACCGCCGGCTTCCGCCCGGAGCGGGAGTACGCCCACTACGCCGTCGGCGCACCCGCGGCGACCGGAAGAGCGGCCGCAGGATGA
- a CDS encoding SDR family NAD(P)-dependent oxidoreductase produces MPSSLSGRTVLVTGATSGIGYETARQLAERGATVLLHGRTPEEAQAAADRLVATAGGDGTRLRPLAADFVRLEEVENLVHAVVREHPRLDVLVNNAAIAAPERHTLTADGNEISFQVNFLAHYLLTNLLEPALTSDPGGRVVNVSSALHRTGAIQWNDPQRGRRYSRLAAYAQSQLALTVFAADPRVTAVSVNPGVCETGLLPLYGHEGAPAAEGAQHVVRLCDPATEIVNGAYYDRSERVAPAPAATEDRTVKRLNKLADLLVGHTA; encoded by the coding sequence ATGCCTTCATCCCTGTCCGGACGTACCGTCCTCGTCACCGGAGCCACCTCCGGCATCGGCTACGAGACCGCCCGCCAGCTCGCCGAGCGAGGCGCCACCGTCCTCCTCCACGGCCGTACGCCCGAGGAGGCCCAGGCCGCCGCCGACCGGCTCGTTGCCACCGCCGGGGGGGACGGCACCCGTCTCCGTCCGCTCGCCGCCGACTTCGTGCGCCTGGAGGAGGTCGAGAACCTCGTCCACGCCGTCGTACGGGAGCACCCGCGCCTGGACGTACTGGTCAACAACGCGGCCATCGCCGCACCCGAGCGCCACACGCTCACCGCCGACGGGAACGAGATCTCCTTCCAGGTCAACTTCCTGGCCCACTACCTCCTCACCAACCTCCTGGAGCCCGCCCTCACCAGCGACCCCGGTGGACGCGTCGTCAACGTCTCCTCCGCGCTCCACCGCACGGGTGCCATCCAGTGGAACGACCCGCAGCGCGGGCGGCGTTACTCGCGCCTCGCCGCGTACGCCCAGTCGCAGCTCGCGCTGACCGTCTTCGCCGCCGACCCGCGCGTCACCGCCGTCTCGGTCAACCCCGGCGTGTGCGAGACCGGTCTTCTGCCGCTGTACGGGCACGAGGGTGCGCCGGCCGCCGAGGGCGCCCAGCACGTCGTACGGCTCTGCGACCCGGCCACCGAGATCGTCAACGGCGCCTACTACGACCGCTCCGAGCGCGTCGCCCCGGCCCCCGCCGCCACCGAGGACCGCACCGTCAAGCGCCTCAACAAGCTCGCCGACCTCCTCGTCGGCCACACCGCCTGA